In Choloepus didactylus isolate mChoDid1 chromosome 18, mChoDid1.pri, whole genome shotgun sequence, a single genomic region encodes these proteins:
- the TP53I13 gene encoding tumor protein p53-inducible protein 13 isoform X2: MVPPPPSARLLVLAALVGLVGASEVVTGPAEVGARCPEGPWPLPPQVSPRVTYTRRSPGQTEDVSFLYHPCVHPWLKLQLALLAHVCVARPSLAPDSRLTQDRPLVLMAWGVVLEMAWVEPAWAVCWLKRQLRRKKKAWLRSDNLSGPSPLVPLLGTRRLCQRGCVQAPALAFALWSWWRLGAEVASRRSKQPSPGGAKRRGLRAALGLQPTPAALRLPSASPRSVEASFPGEGGNVLSVPTAPLLPGELGGSASAKTEAQATRQQGSPGGCTCPSKAPSAPRAATPPRAARGPTPRTEEAAWAAMALTFLLVLLTLATLCTRLHRNFRRGESIYWGLPAESQDTVAAVLKRRLLMPPRRVKRSRRRPLLPPTPDSGAERDSSD, translated from the exons ATGGTGCCACCTCCGCCTTCCGCCCGGCTACTTGTCCTGGCCGCCCTGGTGGGGCTCGTGGGTGCTAGCGAG GTGGTGACTGGGCCGGCGGAGGTGGGAGCCCGTTGTCCTGAGGGCCCGTGGCCTCTGCCCCCACAG GTGTCACCAAGAGTGACCTACACACGGAGGAGCCCGGGTCAG ACTGAGGATGTCAGCTTCCTCTACCACCCCTGTGTCCACCCTTGGCTGAAACTCCAGCTTGCTCTCCTGGCCCACGTTTGTGTTGCCCGGCCCTCACTGGCCCCTGACTCCCGCCTCACCCAGGATCGG CCCCTGGTACTGATGGCCTGGGGGGTAGTGCTGGAGATGGCCTGGGTAGAGCCAGCCTGGGCTGTCTGCTGGCTAAAGAGGCAGCTGCGGAGGAAGAAGAAAGCCTGGCTCCGTTCTGACAACCTTTCTGGGCCTTCTCCCTTGGTGCCACTGCTAGGCACAAGGAGGCTGTGCCAAAGAGGGTGTGTGCAG gCCCCAGCTTTGGCCTTTGCTCTGTGGAGCTGGTGGAGGCTAGGTGCAGAGGTTGCATCTAGAAGGTCAAAGCAGCCCTCTCCAGGTGGTGCCAAGAGGCGGGGCCTGCGGGCTGCCCTTGGTCTCCAGCCCACCCCCGCAGCCCTGAGGCTTCCTTCTGCTTCCCCAAGGAGTGTGGAGGCCAGTTTCCCGGGTGAGGGGGGGAATGTCCTGTCAGTGCCCACTGCTCCCCTGCTACCTGGGGAGCTTGGAGGTAGTGCCAGCGCCAAGACAGAGGCTCAAGCAACCCGCCAGCAGGGCAGCCCCGGGGGCTGTACCTGTCCAAGCAAGGCTCCTTCGGCCCCTCGGGCCGCAACGCCGCCGCGGGCAGCCCGGGGCCCCACCCCGCGCACAGAAGAGGCAGCCTGGGCCGCCATGGCTCTGACCTTCCTGTTGGTGCTGCTCACCCTGGCCACGCTCTGCACGCGCCTGCATCGGAACTTCCGACGCGGAGAGAGCATCTACTGGGGGCTCCCGGCGGAGAGCCAGGACACGGTGGCTG CTGTGCTCAAGCGGAGGCTGCTGATGCCCCCGCGCCGGGTTAAACGCTCGCGGCGGAGACCCCTCCTCCCGCCCACGCC